A genomic window from Streptococcus sanguinis includes:
- a CDS encoding amino acid ABC transporter permease, which produces MVSYDLSRVFGLLPSLLQALPTTLWIMFVTALIGSLLGGLLAWAQIAEEQSFAGLARGYIFILRCTPPIVLLFLVFYGIPEFLEWWLGLDINNWSRTVFVIITMILLFAAMIAEVFKAAYLAVPKGQTEAGLSIGLTPAQTFLRIVLPQAFRIALPNLTTALLNLMRDAALAYTIGAVDVMGAGQNLISRNLGNYSLETYTAVALIYWGIALVVSLASQLLEKSLTVKER; this is translated from the coding sequence ATGGTCTCGTATGACTTATCCCGTGTCTTTGGCCTGCTGCCTAGTCTGCTGCAGGCTCTGCCGACCACTTTATGGATTATGTTTGTGACAGCATTGATTGGCTCCTTGCTGGGTGGTCTGTTGGCTTGGGCTCAGATTGCTGAGGAGCAGTCTTTTGCTGGTCTGGCTAGAGGATATATATTTATTCTTAGATGTACACCGCCTATTGTCTTACTTTTCTTGGTTTTTTATGGCATTCCAGAGTTTTTAGAATGGTGGCTGGGGCTGGATATCAATAATTGGTCGCGGACTGTGTTTGTCATCATCACCATGATTCTGCTCTTTGCGGCCATGATTGCGGAAGTCTTCAAGGCAGCTTATCTTGCTGTTCCCAAGGGACAGACTGAGGCAGGTCTCAGTATTGGCTTGACACCGGCGCAGACTTTTCTGCGTATCGTCCTGCCACAGGCTTTTCGCATCGCCCTGCCCAATCTGACTACTGCCCTTCTTAATCTCATGCGGGATGCTGCGCTGGCTTATACGATTGGGGCTGTTGATGTCATGGGAGCAGGACAAAATCTCATCAGCCGTAATCTGGGAAATTATTCCCTAGAAACCTATACAGCGGTGGCCTTGATTTACTGGGGGATTGCCCTAGTGGTTTCGCTGGCTTCCCAGCTTCTGGAAAAAAGTCTGACAGTCAAGGAGAGGTAA
- a CDS encoding uroporphyrinogen decarboxylase, translated as MTSKRELVLKAFRGEPVDRVPVGFWHHFTSEEEWLAGFGNQAIIEKNLAGHQAFLAEVEPDFIKLMSDGYFAYPNERLKKVQSIKELADIEPLGADHPWISEQVELVQKIKASFTEDLVAIYNIFAPVTYFKWLVGKVAGGDDIIADFLAEDAVLTKRVLDVIAQDIATLTERIIKEAGADGIYLSVQSIQDARVSAEDYKAFIAPSELAMLEAASAAGGVNILHICGYEGARNDVHLFTDYPAQVINWAVGPEGISLAEGRKLFGGRTVLGGFENGKDGLLYTGSQAAIQDETKRLIAEAGKDALIIGADCTIPSDIKAERIQWVRQAASLS; from the coding sequence ATGACTTCAAAAAGAGAATTAGTACTGAAGGCTTTCAGAGGAGAGCCCGTTGACCGAGTGCCAGTTGGTTTCTGGCATCATTTTACCAGCGAGGAAGAGTGGCTGGCAGGTTTTGGAAATCAGGCCATTATTGAGAAAAATCTGGCAGGTCATCAAGCTTTTCTGGCAGAAGTCGAGCCAGACTTTATCAAGCTGATGAGTGATGGTTATTTTGCTTATCCTAACGAGCGCTTGAAAAAAGTCCAATCTATCAAGGAGTTGGCAGATATTGAGCCGCTAGGTGCTGACCACCCTTGGATTAGTGAGCAGGTGGAGCTGGTTCAGAAGATTAAGGCTAGCTTTACAGAGGACTTGGTCGCTATTTACAATATTTTTGCGCCAGTGACCTATTTCAAATGGTTGGTCGGCAAGGTTGCCGGTGGAGATGACATCATTGCAGATTTCTTGGCGGAGGATGCGGTACTCACGAAGCGGGTGCTGGATGTGATTGCTCAAGATATTGCGACTCTGACAGAGCGGATTATCAAGGAAGCTGGTGCGGATGGAATCTACCTCAGCGTTCAGAGCATTCAGGATGCACGGGTGTCTGCTGAAGACTATAAGGCTTTTATTGCTCCTAGTGAATTGGCGATGCTGGAAGCAGCCAGCGCAGCTGGCGGAGTGAATATCCTGCACATTTGTGGCTACGAAGGCGCGCGAAACGATGTTCATCTTTTCACAGATTATCCAGCTCAAGTCATCAACTGGGCAGTAGGGCCAGAAGGCATCAGCCTAGCGGAGGGCAGGAAATTGTTTGGCGGCCGGACTGTTCTGGGTGGTTTTGAAAATGGCAAGGACGGTCTGCTCTACACGGGCAGTCAAGCGGCTATTCAAGACGAGACCAAGCGGCTGATAGCAGAGGCTGGCAAGGACGCTTTGATTATCGGGGCTGACTGTACTATTCCAAGCGACATTAAGGCAGAGCGGATTCAGTGGGTTCGTCAAGCAGCAAGCTTATCATAA
- the gap gene encoding type I glyceraldehyde-3-phosphate dehydrogenase, whose protein sequence is MVVKVGINGFGRIGRLAFRRIQNVEGVEVTRINDLTDPVMLAHLLKYDTTQGRFDGTVEVKEGGFEVNGKFVKVSAERDPEQIDWATDGVEIVLEATGFFATKAAAEKHLHAGGAKKVVITAPGGSDVKTVVFNTNHDILDGTETVISGASCTTNCLAPMAKALQDNFGVVEGLMTTIHAYTGDQMILDGPHRKGDLRRARAGAANIVPNSTGAAKAIGLVIPELNGKLDGAAQRVPTPTGSVTELVVVLEKNVTVDEVNAAMKAAANESYGYTEDPIVSSDVVGMSYGSLFDATQTKVLDVDGKQLVKVVSWYDNEMSYTAQLVRTLEYFAKIAK, encoded by the coding sequence ATGGTAGTTAAAGTTGGTATTAACGGTTTCGGTCGTATCGGTCGTCTTGCTTTCCGTCGTATCCAAAACGTAGAAGGTGTTGAAGTTACTCGCATCAACGACCTTACAGATCCAGTAATGCTTGCACATCTGTTGAAATATGACACAACTCAAGGTCGTTTCGATGGTACTGTTGAAGTTAAAGAAGGTGGATTCGAAGTTAACGGTAAATTCGTTAAAGTTTCTGCTGAACGTGACCCAGAACAAATTGACTGGGCTACTGACGGTGTAGAAATCGTTCTTGAAGCAACTGGTTTCTTTGCTACTAAAGCAGCTGCTGAAAAACACTTGCATGCTGGTGGTGCTAAGAAAGTTGTTATCACTGCTCCTGGTGGATCAGATGTTAAAACAGTCGTATTTAACACTAACCACGATATTCTTGATGGTACTGAAACAGTTATCTCAGGTGCTTCATGTACTACAAACTGCTTGGCTCCAATGGCTAAAGCTCTTCAAGATAACTTCGGTGTTGTTGAAGGATTGATGACTACTATCCACGCTTACACTGGTGACCAAATGATCCTTGACGGTCCACACCGTAAAGGTGACCTTCGTCGTGCACGCGCTGGTGCTGCAAACATCGTTCCTAACTCAACTGGTGCTGCTAAAGCAATCGGTTTGGTTATCCCAGAATTGAACGGTAAATTGGACGGAGCTGCACAACGCGTTCCTACTCCAACTGGATCAGTTACTGAATTGGTAGTTGTTCTTGAAAAGAACGTTACTGTTGATGAAGTAAATGCAGCTATGAAAGCAGCAGCTAACGAATCATACGGTTACACTGAAGATCCAATCGTTTCTTCAGACGTTGTAGGCATGTCTTACGGATCATTGTTTGACGCAACTCAAACTAAAGTTCTTGACGTTGACGGCAAACAATTGGTTAAAGTTGTTTCATGGTACGACAACGAAATGTCTTACACTGCACAACTTGTACGTACTCTTGAATACTTCGCGAAAATCGCTAAATAA
- a CDS encoding transporter substrate-binding domain-containing protein, whose product MSKKKWIIGGAAVIAIVAATYLGRTLTGASSSKTSSSASGSGKVTTLKVAHTQNYVPYDFVDEKGESDGYEVAVLKAIDEKLPDYQFEYTGTSDEDLLVGLESGKYDIGTKGAWYTEERAKKFIIPESPIGASIIGFTIRKEDAEKYKTIDDFAKEKGKLVPISPQNAQWAVIEEYNKKHSGAPIDLTAAESFKVADAYAWVLEGRYDAFFDIKLSFEKAVTDKEGSYHQYADQLTWFPYKGIPTYPLLHKNEKNEEFAKAYEKAIKELEKDGTLAKLSEKYFGEDVFSYVDKD is encoded by the coding sequence ATGAGTAAGAAAAAATGGATTATTGGTGGAGCAGCAGTGATTGCTATTGTAGCGGCAACTTATTTGGGTCGGACCTTGACGGGGGCTTCATCTAGCAAGACGAGCAGCTCTGCATCAGGCAGTGGCAAGGTCACAACTTTGAAAGTGGCACATACACAGAACTATGTTCCTTATGACTTTGTGGATGAAAAAGGCGAATCAGATGGCTATGAGGTTGCTGTTCTCAAGGCCATTGATGAGAAGCTGCCAGACTATCAGTTTGAATATACTGGTACCAGTGATGAAGATCTCTTAGTCGGTCTGGAATCTGGGAAATATGATATTGGAACCAAGGGAGCATGGTACACCGAAGAGCGGGCGAAGAAGTTCATCATTCCAGAAAGCCCAATCGGGGCTAGCATTATCGGTTTCACTATCCGCAAGGAAGATGCTGAAAAATACAAAACTATTGATGATTTTGCCAAGGAAAAGGGTAAGCTGGTACCAATCTCTCCGCAGAATGCTCAATGGGCCGTTATCGAAGAGTATAACAAAAAGCATAGCGGTGCTCCTATTGATTTGACTGCAGCAGAGTCCTTCAAGGTAGCTGATGCTTATGCTTGGGTTCTGGAAGGGCGCTACGATGCTTTCTTTGACATCAAGCTGTCTTTTGAAAAAGCTGTGACAGACAAGGAAGGTTCTTACCATCAGTATGCGGATCAACTGACTTGGTTCCCTTACAAGGGGATTCCGACCTATCCCCTGCTTCATAAAAACGAAAAAAATGAAGAATTTGCCAAGGCATACGAGAAGGCAATTAAGGAACTGGAAAAAGACGGAACCTTGGCTAAACTATCGGAGAAGTATTTCGGAGAAGATGTCTTCTCTTATGTGGACAAGGATTAG
- the glmS gene encoding glutamine--fructose-6-phosphate transaminase (isomerizing): protein MCGIVGVVGNRNATDILMQGLEKLEYRGYDSAGIFVTTGKTSSLIKSVGRIADLHAKIGIDVAGTTGIGHTRWATHGKPSENNAHPHTSQTGRFVLVHNGVIENYLDIKNTYLADHDFKGQTDTEIAVHLIGKFAEEEGLSVLEAFKKALHIIRGSYAFALVDSEDADVIYVAKNKSPLLVGLGEGYNMVCSDAMAMIRETSQFMEIHDQELVIVRKDSVEVQDYDGHTLERESYTAELDLSDIGKGTYPYYMLKEIDEQPTVMRKLISAYTDDKGQVSVDADIVKAVQEADRLYILAAGTSYHAGYASKRMLEELTDTPVELGIASEWGYAMPLLSKKPLFIFISQSGETADSRQVLVKANQMGIPSLTVTNVPGSTLSREANHTMLLHAGPEIAVASTKAYTAQIATLAFLAKAVGDANNSEKAAAFDLVHELSLVAQSIESTLSEKELIDNKVRSLLETTRNAFYIGRGQDYYVAMEASLKLKEISYIQCEGFAAGELKHGTISLIEDGTPVLALLSDEVLASHTRGNISEVVARGAKVLTIAEENVAKEDDDIVLNQVHPYLSPISMVVPTQLIAYFATLHRGLDVDKPRNLAKSVTVE, encoded by the coding sequence ATGTGTGGAATTGTCGGAGTTGTCGGAAATCGCAACGCAACAGATATTTTGATGCAGGGCTTGGAAAAGCTGGAATACCGAGGTTATGACTCAGCTGGAATTTTTGTAACAACAGGGAAAACTTCTAGTCTGATCAAGTCAGTCGGTCGTATCGCTGACCTACATGCTAAAATTGGCATTGATGTTGCTGGGACTACTGGTATCGGACATACTCGTTGGGCTACTCATGGAAAACCAAGTGAAAATAATGCCCATCCTCATACTTCACAGACCGGTCGTTTTGTCTTGGTTCACAACGGTGTGATTGAGAACTACCTTGATATTAAGAATACTTATCTAGCTGATCATGACTTCAAGGGGCAGACAGATACAGAGATTGCTGTGCATCTGATTGGCAAATTTGCTGAAGAAGAAGGCTTGTCTGTTTTAGAAGCATTTAAAAAAGCTCTTCACATTATACGTGGTTCTTATGCCTTTGCTTTGGTGGATTCAGAAGATGCAGATGTTATCTATGTTGCTAAGAATAAATCTCCGCTTTTAGTCGGACTGGGTGAGGGCTACAATATGGTCTGCTCAGATGCTATGGCCATGATTCGTGAGACAAGTCAGTTTATGGAAATTCATGATCAAGAGCTGGTTATTGTCCGTAAAGACAGTGTGGAAGTGCAGGATTATGACGGGCATACTCTGGAGCGTGAAAGCTATACTGCTGAGCTAGATCTGTCCGATATCGGTAAGGGGACTTATCCATACTATATGCTCAAAGAAATTGATGAGCAGCCAACTGTGATGCGTAAGCTAATCAGCGCTTATACAGATGATAAGGGGCAAGTATCAGTTGATGCGGATATTGTTAAAGCTGTTCAGGAAGCTGACCGTCTCTATATCCTTGCAGCTGGAACTTCTTACCATGCTGGCTATGCTTCTAAGCGTATGCTGGAAGAGCTAACGGATACACCTGTTGAGCTGGGTATTGCCTCTGAGTGGGGCTATGCTATGCCGCTCCTTAGCAAGAAGCCTCTCTTTATCTTTATCAGCCAATCTGGTGAAACAGCTGACAGCCGTCAGGTCTTAGTCAAGGCGAATCAGATGGGTATTCCAAGTTTGACCGTGACCAATGTTCCAGGTTCTACGCTTTCTCGGGAAGCCAATCATACCATGCTGCTGCATGCAGGTCCTGAGATTGCGGTTGCTTCTACTAAGGCCTATACAGCTCAAATTGCAACCTTGGCTTTCTTGGCTAAAGCTGTTGGTGATGCCAATAATTCTGAGAAAGCGGCAGCCTTTGACTTGGTTCACGAGCTGTCCTTAGTTGCGCAGTCTATTGAGTCCACTTTGTCAGAAAAAGAGTTGATTGACAATAAGGTCCGTAGCCTTCTGGAAACAACCCGCAATGCTTTCTATATCGGCCGTGGTCAAGACTACTATGTGGCGATGGAAGCTAGCTTAAAACTCAAAGAAATTTCTTATATCCAGTGTGAAGGCTTTGCAGCTGGTGAGCTCAAACACGGTACGATCTCTCTGATTGAAGACGGAACACCAGTTTTGGCCCTGCTTTCAGACGAAGTCTTAGCTAGCCATACTCGGGGCAATATTTCAGAAGTCGTAGCTCGGGGTGCCAAGGTGCTGACCATTGCTGAGGAGAATGTAGCCAAAGAAGACGATGATATAGTACTCAATCAGGTTCATCCATACTTGTCACCAATCTCTATGGTGGTACCAACACAGCTCATTGCTTACTTTGCAACCTTGCACCGTGGTCTGGATGTTGACAAACCGCGTAATCTGGCTAAGTCTGTCACTGTAGAATAA
- a CDS encoding uroporphyrinogen decarboxylase, with protein sequence MVSKKELVLRAFRGEEVDRVPVGFWFHFVSQEEKMLGLNNPVIFNKSVEGHAAYVRAARPDFVKIMSDGFFKYPSELYSDHIESIRDLAAIQSIGEDHPWIEQQIEMVKAVKESYPEDLASFYNIFAPVSYFKRWFRREGSRGDREIADFLAEDPELTGHVLDVIAGDIAILTRRIIEEAGIEGIYLSTQQVQDGRVDGASYRRYIEPSTVKVLAAANAAGGQNILHICGFEGASNDLELFKDYPAQVFNWATHHEGVSLVEGRKLFGGQTVLGGFENGRAALLNTGSRAELEAETKQLLAETGSQGVILGADCTVPDDFETERLDWIRQAASQF encoded by the coding sequence ATGGTCAGCAAGAAAGAATTAGTGCTAAGAGCTTTTCGGGGTGAAGAAGTTGACCGAGTGCCTGTTGGATTCTGGTTTCACTTTGTAAGCCAAGAGGAAAAGATGCTGGGCCTGAACAATCCTGTGATTTTCAATAAAAGTGTTGAGGGGCATGCTGCTTATGTTCGAGCTGCACGGCCAGACTTTGTCAAGATTATGAGCGATGGTTTCTTTAAGTATCCCAGCGAGCTTTATTCGGATCATATTGAGTCCATTCGGGACTTGGCAGCTATTCAGTCTATCGGTGAGGATCATCCTTGGATTGAGCAGCAGATTGAGATGGTGAAGGCTGTGAAAGAAAGCTATCCGGAGGACCTCGCTTCCTTCTACAATATCTTTGCGCCGGTCTCCTATTTCAAGCGCTGGTTCCGCAGGGAAGGATCGCGAGGAGATAGAGAAATTGCAGATTTTCTAGCAGAGGATCCCGAGCTGACAGGACATGTTCTAGATGTCATTGCCGGTGATATTGCTATTTTGACTAGACGCATCATTGAGGAAGCGGGCATTGAGGGGATTTATCTCAGTACCCAGCAAGTCCAAGACGGCCGAGTAGATGGGGCTAGTTATCGTCGTTATATTGAGCCTAGTACGGTCAAGGTTCTGGCTGCAGCCAATGCGGCTGGCGGTCAGAATATTCTCCACATCTGTGGCTTTGAAGGGGCCAGCAATGATTTGGAACTGTTCAAAGACTATCCGGCTCAAGTCTTTAACTGGGCAACCCATCATGAGGGGGTCAGCTTAGTGGAAGGGCGCAAGCTCTTTGGCGGTCAGACTGTCCTGGGCGGCTTTGAAAATGGCAGAGCGGCCCTTCTAAATACCGGCAGTCGTGCAGAATTAGAGGCTGAGACCAAGCAACTGCTGGCTGAAACTGGTAGTCAGGGAGTGATTCTAGGGGCTGACTGCACAGTACCAGATGATTTCGAAACAGAAAGACTGGACTGGATTCGTCAGGCAGCTAGTCAGTTCTGA
- the fusA gene encoding elongation factor G — protein sequence MAREFSLEKTRNIGIMAHVDAGKTTTTERILYYTGKIHKIGETHEGASQMDWMEQEQERGITITSAATTAQWNNHRVNIIDTPGHVDFTIEVQRSLRVLDGAVTVLDSQSGVEPQTETVWRQATEYGVPRIVFANKMDKIGADFLYSVSTLHDRLQANAHPIQLPIGSEDDFRGIIDLIKMKAEIYTNDLGTDILEEDIPAEYLEQAQEYREKLVEAVAETDEELMMKYLEGEEITTDELKAGIRRATINVEFFPVLCGSAFKNKGVQLMLDAVIDYLPSPLDIPAIKGINPDTEEEETRPASDEEPFAALAFKIMTDPFVGRLTFFRVYSGVLNSGSYVLNTSKGKRERIGRILQMHANSRNEIETVYAGDIAAAVGLKDTTTGDSLTDEKAKIILESINVPEPVIQLMVEPKSKADQDKMGVALQKLAEEDPTFRVETNVETGETVISGMGELHLDVLVDRMRREFKVEANVGAPQVSYRETFRASTQARGFFKRQSGGKGQFGDVWIEFTPNEEGKGFEFENAIVGGVVPREFIPAVEKGLVESMANGVLAGYPIVDVKAKLYDGSYHDVDSSETAFKVAASLALKEAAKTAQPAILEPMMLVTITVPEENLGDVMGHVTARRGRVDGMEAHGNSQIVRAYVPLAEMFGYATVLRSASQGRGTFMMVFDHYEDVPKSVQEEIIKKNKGEA from the coding sequence ATGGCTCGCGAATTTTCACTTGAAAAAACTCGTAATATCGGTATCATGGCCCACGTCGATGCTGGTAAAACAACAACAACTGAGCGTATTCTTTACTACACTGGTAAAATCCACAAAATCGGTGAAACTCACGAAGGTGCGTCACAAATGGACTGGATGGAGCAAGAGCAAGAGCGTGGTATCACTATCACATCTGCTGCGACAACTGCTCAATGGAACAACCACCGCGTAAACATCATCGACACACCAGGACACGTGGACTTCACAATCGAAGTACAACGTTCTCTTCGTGTCTTGGATGGTGCGGTTACCGTTCTTGACTCACAATCAGGTGTTGAGCCTCAAACTGAAACCGTTTGGCGCCAAGCAACTGAGTACGGAGTTCCTCGTATCGTATTTGCTAACAAGATGGACAAGATTGGTGCAGACTTCCTTTACTCAGTAAGCACTTTGCATGATCGTCTTCAAGCAAACGCTCATCCAATCCAATTGCCAATTGGTTCAGAAGATGACTTCCGCGGAATTATCGACTTGATCAAGATGAAGGCTGAAATCTATACTAACGACCTTGGTACAGATATTTTGGAAGAAGATATCCCAGCTGAATACCTTGAGCAAGCGCAAGAATACCGTGAAAAATTGGTGGAAGCAGTTGCTGAAACTGATGAAGAATTGATGATGAAATACCTTGAAGGTGAAGAAATCACAACTGACGAATTGAAGGCTGGTATCCGCCGTGCAACTATCAACGTTGAATTCTTCCCAGTATTGTGTGGTTCTGCTTTCAAGAACAAGGGTGTTCAGTTGATGCTTGATGCAGTTATTGACTACTTGCCAAGCCCGCTTGATATTCCAGCAATCAAAGGTATCAACCCAGACACTGAAGAAGAAGAAACTCGTCCAGCATCTGATGAAGAGCCATTTGCAGCTCTTGCCTTCAAGATTATGACTGACCCATTCGTAGGTCGTTTGACTTTCTTCCGTGTCTACTCAGGTGTTCTGAACAGCGGTTCATACGTATTGAACACTTCTAAAGGTAAACGTGAGCGTATCGGACGTATCCTGCAAATGCACGCTAACAGCCGTAACGAAATTGAAACTGTTTATGCGGGTGATATCGCTGCTGCTGTAGGTTTGAAAGATACAACTACTGGTGACTCACTGACTGATGAAAAAGCTAAAATCATCCTTGAGTCTATCAACGTTCCAGAACCAGTTATCCAATTGATGGTTGAGCCTAAGTCTAAGGCTGACCAAGACAAGATGGGTGTTGCCCTGCAAAAACTGGCTGAAGAAGATCCAACTTTCCGCGTTGAAACTAACGTTGAAACTGGTGAAACAGTTATCTCTGGTATGGGTGAGCTTCACTTGGATGTCCTTGTTGACCGTATGCGTCGTGAGTTCAAGGTTGAAGCAAACGTAGGTGCGCCTCAAGTATCTTACCGTGAAACTTTCCGTGCTTCTACTCAAGCTCGTGGATTCTTCAAACGCCAATCTGGTGGTAAAGGTCAATTCGGTGACGTTTGGATCGAGTTTACACCAAACGAAGAAGGAAAAGGCTTCGAGTTTGAAAATGCTATCGTCGGTGGTGTGGTTCCACGTGAATTCATCCCTGCAGTAGAAAAAGGTTTGGTTGAGTCAATGGCTAACGGTGTCCTTGCTGGTTACCCAATCGTTGACGTGAAAGCTAAACTTTACGATGGTTCATACCACGATGTTGACTCATCTGAAACAGCCTTCAAGGTTGCGGCTTCACTTGCATTGAAAGAAGCTGCTAAGACTGCTCAGCCTGCTATCCTTGAGCCAATGATGTTGGTAACAATCACTGTTCCTGAAGAAAACCTTGGTGACGTTATGGGTCACGTAACAGCTCGTCGTGGACGTGTTGATGGTATGGAAGCGCATGGTAACAGCCAAATCGTTCGTGCTTATGTTCCACTTGCTGAAATGTTCGGTTATGCGACAGTTCTTCGTTCAGCATCACAAGGACGCGGTACTTTCATGATGGTATTTGACCACTACGAAGATGTACCTAAGTCAGTACAAGAAGAAATCATTAAGAAAAATAAAGGTGAAGCCTAA